Proteins from a single region of Paenibacillus sp. BIHB 4019:
- the pdaB gene encoding polysaccharide deacetylase family sporulation protein PdaB encodes MNFFYVMNGRKIKHYSLIVLALVFSVGVIYAERDNITVFSPQQPAAIYSVPTEKKVVALTFDISWGEKRAEPILKVLKDKGITQATFFLSSPWIQSHSDIVKKITDAGYEIGSHGHKHDYYSKLSDDEIRTQISTAHSIISDTTGKQPNLIRMPNGDFDKRVLRIASEMNYKVIQWDTDSLDWMNIGTDKIISRVVSRAHPGDIILMHASDSVKQTHEALPVIIDQLRSKGYDFVTVTELITQTETEGKAVQDKSTMSSTSTSQLNALVKH; translated from the coding sequence ATGAACTTTTTTTATGTGATGAACGGTCGTAAAATCAAGCACTACAGTCTAATTGTACTAGCCCTCGTATTTTCGGTAGGCGTCATTTACGCGGAGCGCGACAATATTACGGTGTTTTCACCACAGCAGCCCGCTGCCATCTACAGTGTACCGACAGAAAAGAAAGTCGTGGCCCTTACGTTTGATATTAGCTGGGGCGAAAAACGCGCGGAGCCGATTTTGAAAGTGCTTAAAGACAAAGGCATTACGCAAGCTACCTTTTTTCTATCGTCGCCTTGGATTCAATCGCATTCCGATATCGTGAAGAAAATAACCGACGCCGGTTATGAAATTGGAAGCCACGGACACAAGCATGATTATTACAGCAAGCTAAGCGACGACGAAATCCGCACGCAAATTTCTACCGCCCATTCGATTATTTCCGATACGACCGGCAAACAGCCTAATTTGATTCGGATGCCGAATGGCGATTTTGACAAACGGGTGCTGCGCATTGCGAGTGAAATGAACTACAAGGTCATTCAATGGGATACCGACTCGCTGGACTGGATGAACATCGGGACGGATAAAATCATAAGCCGCGTCGTGAGCCGCGCTCATCCTGGCGATATTATATTGATGCATGCCAGCGATTCTGTGAAGCAAACTCATGAAGCACTTCCCGTTATTATCGACCAGCTGCGCTCCAAGGGCTATGACTTCGTAACGGTAACGGAGCTGATTACTCAGACGGAAACCGAGGGCAAAGCCGTACAAGACAAATCCACTATGTCCTCCACCAGTACAAGCCAATTAAACGCACTCGTCAAACATTAA
- a CDS encoding stage II sporulation protein M produces MFKPREILDHFRSMSGYIAFGFVLFFAGIVVGGSNTTISDMLDQQLEAIAQLAQQLDQSANPTMSYILFIFFNNAIKSIFIMYLGAFLGLVPLFFLVFNGMIIGYLLNRTAELHGAGTVMEMIFKGLLPHGIIEIPAIIIAGAYGMRFGVLVLKLMKSTVSPNGQVEKSGFEILFFMKKTIPVAVVLTISLLVASLIESIITPWLLKM; encoded by the coding sequence TTGTTTAAGCCTCGGGAAATTCTAGATCACTTTCGCTCGATGAGCGGCTATATTGCATTTGGATTTGTTCTATTTTTTGCCGGAATCGTTGTAGGGGGAAGTAATACGACGATTAGCGATATGCTGGATCAACAGCTGGAGGCGATTGCTCAGCTGGCTCAGCAGCTTGACCAATCGGCTAATCCGACGATGAGCTATATTTTGTTCATTTTTTTCAACAATGCCATTAAATCTATCTTCATTATGTATCTCGGAGCGTTCCTGGGATTGGTACCGTTATTCTTCCTTGTCTTTAATGGAATGATTATTGGTTATTTGCTTAACCGGACAGCTGAGCTGCATGGGGCGGGCACTGTAATGGAAATGATTTTTAAAGGCTTGCTGCCGCACGGCATTATTGAAATTCCGGCCATCATTATTGCTGGCGCATATGGGATGCGCTTCGGCGTCCTCGTTTTAAAACTAATGAAATCTACCGTAAGCCCGAATGGCCAAGTGGAAAAGAGCGGTTTCGAAATTTTATTTTTCATGAAAAAAACGATTCCAGTCGCCGTTGTGCTTACGATTTCTCTGTTAGTGGCTTCTTTAATTGAAAGTATCATTACACCTTGGCTTCTGAAGATGTAA
- a CDS encoding ABC transporter substrate-binding protein produces the protein MVNGTKKYTIRLATLLIGCLIVLAGCSTAANSGSESTASPAQQTNATTGQEPAAASNTRIVTDSYGEKEIPANPQRIFSVSATTPLLALGITPIGGLNYEITPDYYLNHYKDQITIAGDYPINYESVLELKPDLIIASSFVEADVVDQLSKIAPTVIYPWGVNLYEQLKFIAGIVGKEAEAEQWIKQHEEKAAKYKEEIKQYVGPDETVAAIQIVKNSFQVAGNRNMGHVLYDLLGLKPLPSIQKQIDDSEDYFVYTDSLSLEKLPDYDADRLIVKVDITQPGSEQFFEEMQQSAIWKSLSAVKNGKVYIVPHEKWWSYTLFSTDALLDETMQLFKK, from the coding sequence GTGGTAAATGGAACAAAGAAATACACGATTAGGTTAGCTACGTTGCTTATAGGATGTCTAATCGTTCTCGCAGGCTGCAGTACAGCGGCAAATTCGGGCTCGGAATCAACAGCATCTCCAGCACAACAGACAAATGCAACGACGGGGCAGGAGCCAGCTGCCGCTTCTAATACACGCATAGTCACTGACTCATACGGAGAGAAGGAAATTCCGGCTAATCCGCAGCGTATTTTTTCAGTGAGCGCTACTACGCCATTGCTGGCACTAGGCATTACGCCGATTGGCGGCTTGAATTATGAAATTACACCGGATTATTATTTAAACCATTATAAAGATCAAATTACGATCGCTGGAGATTATCCGATTAATTATGAGTCGGTTTTGGAATTGAAGCCTGATCTTATTATTGCTTCATCTTTTGTTGAAGCCGATGTCGTTGACCAACTGAGCAAAATTGCACCTACGGTTATCTATCCATGGGGAGTAAATTTGTATGAGCAGCTGAAGTTCATAGCTGGTATTGTAGGGAAAGAAGCAGAGGCTGAGCAGTGGATTAAGCAGCATGAGGAGAAAGCGGCGAAATACAAGGAAGAGATTAAGCAGTATGTCGGGCCAGATGAGACAGTTGCTGCGATCCAGATTGTTAAAAACTCGTTTCAGGTAGCTGGAAATCGTAACATGGGACATGTACTTTATGATTTGCTGGGGCTTAAACCGCTGCCGTCCATTCAGAAGCAAATTGATGATAGCGAAGATTATTTTGTTTATACCGATTCGCTATCGCTTGAAAAACTGCCGGATTATGATGCGGATCGGTTGATCGTGAAAGTGGATATTACGCAGCCGGGTTCAGAGCAATTTTTTGAAGAAATGCAGCAATCGGCGATTTGGAAAAGTCTTTCCGCAGTGAAAAATGGCAAAGTATATATCGTACCGCATGAAAAATGGTGGTCCTATACATTGTTTTCGACCGATGCTTTGCTGGATGAAACGATGCAGTTATTCAAAAAATAA
- a CDS encoding helix-turn-helix domain-containing protein, with amino-acid sequence MDGRIQYYSLEFEAASASIVEAGKELLSFATGQPFFIKPFAPFMDVMDSLFDLRMAVSGMERFKRNILLQEAIYLFAAAALASNNSKDAEHAVHRTILYMKENYKSKITLPELANLAGVGIRQYTHLFKQVTGASPMDYLGKLRMDRAKKLLLVASNDMVTVASHVGFKDEFYFSRKFKQQVGVSPRVYMQTREPRVIGLLYTSHLLALGHVPVGAPDYHLFENYYVREHAKAMTPFKWEPCDMDAVRAMKPDLILGYEHMLSEEQEQLSQFAEVIPIDWHAQDVYGQLRQISAIVGKRKQEREWLERHLAKADQARERVQRLIGGKETCAVLVMESETFRVVGDRNMGHVFFQTLGLNPHPLVKQHMEAGAPFIFSEPKPYHELSKYDADRLIIMVNSKDKGAPEAFKQLQMSERWQNLSAVRSGSMHMVPFNKWWVYSPLAIDGQLDEAVALLHNEDVG; translated from the coding sequence GTGGATGGACGTATTCAGTATTATTCGCTCGAATTTGAAGCCGCGTCCGCCAGTATTGTAGAAGCTGGAAAGGAGCTGCTTTCCTTTGCTACTGGCCAGCCCTTCTTCATAAAGCCGTTTGCCCCATTCATGGACGTTATGGATTCGTTGTTTGATTTACGAATGGCTGTGAGCGGAATGGAGCGATTTAAGCGCAATATTTTACTGCAGGAGGCCATTTATTTATTTGCTGCCGCCGCTTTGGCTTCTAACAATTCCAAGGATGCGGAGCATGCCGTACATCGAACGATTTTATATATGAAGGAAAACTATAAAAGCAAAATAACGCTGCCGGAGCTCGCGAATTTGGCGGGTGTGGGCATACGACAGTACACTCATTTGTTCAAGCAGGTGACGGGAGCAAGCCCGATGGATTATTTGGGCAAGCTGCGCATGGACCGGGCTAAGAAGCTGCTGCTGGTCGCTTCGAATGATATGGTCACTGTAGCCAGCCATGTGGGCTTCAAGGATGAATTTTATTTTAGCCGGAAGTTTAAGCAGCAGGTGGGCGTATCGCCCCGGGTATATATGCAGACGAGAGAGCCCCGGGTTATTGGCCTTCTCTATACGTCGCATTTGCTTGCCCTTGGTCATGTGCCTGTAGGTGCCCCCGATTACCATCTATTCGAAAATTATTATGTGCGTGAGCATGCAAAAGCAATGACACCGTTCAAATGGGAACCATGTGACATGGATGCTGTTCGTGCTATGAAGCCTGACTTAATTTTAGGTTATGAGCATATGCTTTCTGAGGAGCAGGAGCAGCTTAGCCAGTTCGCCGAGGTTATTCCTATCGATTGGCATGCCCAGGACGTATATGGGCAGCTGCGACAAATTTCAGCCATTGTAGGCAAGCGGAAACAGGAACGGGAATGGTTGGAACGGCATTTGGCTAAAGCGGATCAAGCGAGGGAACGGGTCCAGCGTCTTATTGGCGGCAAGGAGACTTGCGCCGTGCTGGTCATGGAAAGCGAAACGTTCAGAGTGGTAGGGGACCGAAATATGGGACATGTTTTTTTTCAGACACTTGGCCTCAATCCCCATCCGCTTGTGAAGCAGCATATGGAGGCGGGAGCGCCGTTTATTTTTTCCGAGCCTAAACCGTATCATGAGCTGTCAAAATACGACGCCGATCGGCTCATAATTATGGTCAATTCGAAGGATAAAGGAGCTCCAGAAGCTTTTAAGCAGTTGCAAATGTCCGAACGCTGGCAAAATCTCTCGGCAGTCCGCAGTGGCAGCATGCATATGGTTCCTTTCAACAAATGGTGGGTGTATTCTCCGCTTGCCATTGATGGGCAGCTTGATGAGGCGGTTGCCCTTTTGCACAACGAAGATGTAGGTTAA
- the nfsA gene encoding oxygen-insensitive NADPH nitroreductase, which yields MSKTIYRKGLIMMWPETIDVLLNHRSIRKFKSNPIPQPTLAKIIEAAQQASTSSSMQCFTVINVSNQDKRKQLAELSGNQAYIEECPVFLVWCADLFRYEQAAKLHFEGDMTSTVENFIVATVDTALAAQNAAIAAESLGYGIVYIGGIRNNPQEVSTLLGLPSHVYPVFGMCMGEPDQAPLTRPRLPQQAILHEDRYDQEAVESGIREYDETIRQYMLERSEGKLNTSWSESMAAKINHPRLHMGEFLRSKGFLQQ from the coding sequence ATGAGTAAAACGATATATAGAAAAGGGTTGATCATGATGTGGCCTGAAACGATAGACGTGCTGCTTAATCACCGCTCCATACGGAAATTCAAATCGAACCCCATTCCACAGCCGACACTGGCAAAAATAATAGAGGCGGCGCAGCAGGCATCTACCTCAAGCAGTATGCAGTGCTTCACGGTAATCAACGTGAGCAACCAAGATAAGCGGAAACAGCTGGCCGAGCTTTCCGGCAACCAGGCGTATATTGAGGAATGCCCGGTATTTCTCGTCTGGTGCGCGGATCTGTTCCGTTATGAACAGGCAGCCAAGCTTCATTTTGAGGGCGATATGACGAGCACGGTTGAAAATTTTATCGTTGCCACAGTCGATACTGCGCTGGCAGCTCAAAATGCAGCAATCGCGGCAGAGTCGCTTGGCTACGGAATTGTCTATATTGGCGGTATCCGCAACAATCCGCAGGAGGTTTCAACGCTATTAGGGCTGCCATCGCATGTGTACCCCGTATTCGGAATGTGCATGGGGGAGCCGGATCAAGCGCCGCTGACCCGCCCAAGACTGCCGCAGCAGGCGATTTTGCATGAAGACCGCTATGACCAGGAAGCAGTGGAAAGCGGCATTCGGGAGTATGACGAGACGATTAGGCAGTATATGCTGGAGCGGTCTGAAGGTAAGCTGAATACGAGCTGGTCCGAATCAATGGCGGCCAAAATCAATCATCCGCGTCTGCATATGGGCGAGTTTCTCCGCAGCAAAGGCTTCTTGCAACAATAA
- a CDS encoding ABC transporter ATP-binding protein, which yields MIRLTTSNLDIAYDERLIVQDLNIAIPQGKITALVGSNGSGKSTILKTMARLMNPSAGSVLLDGKSIHKQATKEVAKQLAILPQNPTAPDGLTVSELVSYGRFPYQKGFGSVSKDDRKIIQWAIEATGMVDFADRPVDQLSGGQRQRAWIAMSLAQETDILFLDEPTTFLDMAHQLEVLHLLEKLNEVNNRTVVMVVHDLNHASRYAHHMIAIKKGSVVGEGSPQQVMTPEILREVFNIEADIMPDPRTGVPLCMPYALAGESAASKVIVDKKPALAGVV from the coding sequence ATGATTCGCCTCACAACATCGAATCTCGACATTGCTTATGATGAACGGTTAATCGTTCAAGATCTGAATATTGCTATCCCACAAGGAAAAATTACTGCGTTGGTAGGGTCTAACGGTTCGGGTAAATCGACGATTTTGAAAACGATGGCTCGTCTGATGAATCCATCTGCAGGCAGCGTATTGCTGGACGGGAAGTCGATTCATAAGCAAGCGACGAAGGAAGTGGCGAAGCAGCTGGCGATTTTGCCGCAAAATCCGACTGCTCCAGATGGTCTGACTGTATCTGAGCTTGTATCGTATGGACGTTTTCCTTATCAGAAGGGCTTCGGCTCTGTGAGCAAGGATGACCGTAAAATTATTCAATGGGCGATTGAAGCGACAGGAATGGTTGATTTTGCAGACCGTCCGGTTGACCAGCTGTCAGGCGGCCAACGCCAGCGTGCCTGGATCGCGATGTCTTTGGCGCAAGAAACGGATATTTTATTTTTGGATGAGCCAACCACGTTCCTTGATATGGCGCATCAGCTCGAAGTACTGCATTTGCTTGAGAAGCTTAACGAGGTTAATAACCGGACGGTCGTTATGGTTGTCCATGACTTGAACCACGCTTCGCGTTATGCGCATCACATGATTGCGATTAAAAAAGGCAGTGTCGTTGGCGAAGGCTCGCCGCAACAGGTTATGACACCGGAGATTTTGCGCGAGGTGTTTAACATTGAAGCGGATATTATGCCTGATCCGCGTACCGGTGTTCCGCTGTGCATGCCTTATGCGCTCGCAGGCGAATCCGCTGCATCCAAAGTTATCGTTGATAAGAAACCGGCATTAGCTGGAGTCGTATAG